From the Misgurnus anguillicaudatus chromosome 17, ASM2758022v2, whole genome shotgun sequence genome, one window contains:
- the tfcp2l1 gene encoding transcription factor CP2-like protein 1 isoform X4: MIITRVSSEDIRRADTLKVLLKLLRSHWYPDRLLPLIIAPVFGIRTENMLFWHNHPENYQQHAHVRNLAHFLKHVEEPRCAESGMTPFHYVLCAATSPAVKLQDETLTYLNQGQSYEICMLNRNISECKGISCKYNKSIVRVVFHDRRLQYTEHQQLEGWRWNRPGDRILDIDVPLSVGIIMESQAHPLQVNTIQFLWDPDQNASVFIRVNCISTEFTPRKHGGEKGVPFRIQIDTFAASEQGEYVKYMHSASCQVKVFKLKGSDRRLKTDQEKIEKKSLQDRKKYQPSYKTTVLTECFPWPEAPSINTTRNTPSPVYPSSLASYSFPEGNCFPDQQGELLLPNYFDHLLPSSSAHDTQQWLHRNRFLSVCRIFSSFTGSDLLKMSRDDFIQICGPADGIRLFNTIEGRCLQPRLTVYVSQLQNRYQPHAKGGTDGDGAELHRGDQLYNQHFER; this comes from the exons ATGATAATCACACGCGTGTCAAGCGAGGATATAAGACGGGCGGACACATTAAAGGTTTTATTAAAGCTTTTGCGGTCACACTGGTATCCTGACAGGCTTTTACCACTTATTATAGCTCCTGTTTTTGGGATACGAACTGAAAACATGCTGTTTTGGCACAATCATCCCGAAAACTATCAACAGCACGCGCATGTAAG AAATCTTGCCCATTTTCTGAAGCACGTCGAGGAGCCGCGGTGTGCTGAATCTGGAATGACTCCCTTTCATTATGTGCTTTGTGCAGCCACATCTCCAGCTGTGAAACTACAAGACGAAACACTCACTTATCTAAATCAAG GTCAGTCCTATGAAATCTGTATGCTTAACAGAAACATATCGGAGTGTAAAGGTATAAGCTGCAAATATAATAAG AGTATTGTGCGTGTGGTGTTTCATGACCGACGGCTTCAGTACACAGAGCACCAACAGCTGGAGGGATGGAGATGGAACCGACCAGGAGACAGAATCTTGGATATAG ATGTCCCTCTGTCAGTGGGGATCATCATGGAATCTCAAGCACATCCATTGCAGGTCAATACAATACAGTTCCTCTGGGATCCTGACCAGAATGCCTCCGTGTTTATTCgg GTTAACTGCATTAGCACCGAATTTACTCCTAGAAAACATGGTGGAGAGAAGGGAGTCCCCTTTCGCATTCAGATAGACACCTTTGCAGCCAGTGAGCAGGGGGAATATGTTAAATATATGCACTCCGCCAGCTGCCAGGTCAAAGTATTTAAG CTAAAAGGCTCAGATCGCAGACTCAAGACTGACCAAGAGAAAATTGAGAAAAAAAGTCTGCAAGATAGAAAGAAATATCAACCCTCCTATAAAACTACTGTGCTTACTGAG TGCTTCCCTTGGCCTGAAGCTCCATCTATCAACACTACAAGAAACACTCCATCTCCTGTTTATCCCAGCAGTCTTGCTTCATACAGCTTTCCAGAGGG AAACTGCTTTCCAGACCAGCAGGGGGAGCTACTCCTGCCCAACTACTTTGAT CACCTGTTGCCTTCGTCCTCCGCGCATGACACACAGCAGTGGTTGCATCGTAATAGGTTCTTATCTGTCTGCAGGATTTTCTCCAGTTTCACAG GTTCTGATTTGCTAAAAATGAGCAGAGACGACTTCATTCAAATCTGTGGGCCTGCTGATGGAATCCGTCTTTTTAATACAATCGAGGGGAG GTGTCTACAACCACGTCTCACTGTCTATGTATCTCAGCTGCAGAATAGATATCAACCACATGCCAAAGGAGGGACTGATGGAG ATGGTGCAGAACTTCACAGAGGAGACCAGCTTTATAATCAGCACTTTGAAAG ATGA
- the tfcp2l1 gene encoding transcription factor CP2-like protein 1 isoform X3, with the protein MIITRVSSEDIRRADTLKVLLKLLRSHWYPDRLLPLIIAPVFGIRTENMLFWHNHPENYQQHAHVRNLAHFLKHVEEPRCAESGMTPFHYVLCAATSPAVKLQDETLTYLNQGQSYEICMLNRNISECKGISCKYNKSIVRVVFHDRRLQYTEHQQLEGWRWNRPGDRILDIDVPLSVGIIMESQAHPLQVNTIQFLWDPDQNASVFIRVNCISTEFTPRKHGGEKGVPFRIQIDTFAASEQGEYVKYMHSASCQVKVFKCFPWPEAPSINTTRNTPSPVYPSSLASYSFPEGNCFPDQQGELLLPNYFDHLLPSSSAHDTQQWLHRNRFLSVCRIFSSFTGSDLLKMSRDDFIQICGPADGIRLFNTIEGRCLQPRLTVYVSQLQNRYQPHAKGGTDGVYHPLYLEDLTVFELTEKIANLYNVSSQQIHHVYRQGPTGIYVLVSDAMVQNFTEETSFIISTLKDESNDGYHVVLK; encoded by the exons ATGATAATCACACGCGTGTCAAGCGAGGATATAAGACGGGCGGACACATTAAAGGTTTTATTAAAGCTTTTGCGGTCACACTGGTATCCTGACAGGCTTTTACCACTTATTATAGCTCCTGTTTTTGGGATACGAACTGAAAACATGCTGTTTTGGCACAATCATCCCGAAAACTATCAACAGCACGCGCATGTAAG AAATCTTGCCCATTTTCTGAAGCACGTCGAGGAGCCGCGGTGTGCTGAATCTGGAATGACTCCCTTTCATTATGTGCTTTGTGCAGCCACATCTCCAGCTGTGAAACTACAAGACGAAACACTCACTTATCTAAATCAAG GTCAGTCCTATGAAATCTGTATGCTTAACAGAAACATATCGGAGTGTAAAGGTATAAGCTGCAAATATAATAAG AGTATTGTGCGTGTGGTGTTTCATGACCGACGGCTTCAGTACACAGAGCACCAACAGCTGGAGGGATGGAGATGGAACCGACCAGGAGACAGAATCTTGGATATAG ATGTCCCTCTGTCAGTGGGGATCATCATGGAATCTCAAGCACATCCATTGCAGGTCAATACAATACAGTTCCTCTGGGATCCTGACCAGAATGCCTCCGTGTTTATTCgg GTTAACTGCATTAGCACCGAATTTACTCCTAGAAAACATGGTGGAGAGAAGGGAGTCCCCTTTCGCATTCAGATAGACACCTTTGCAGCCAGTGAGCAGGGGGAATATGTTAAATATATGCACTCCGCCAGCTGCCAGGTCAAAGTATTTAAG TGCTTCCCTTGGCCTGAAGCTCCATCTATCAACACTACAAGAAACACTCCATCTCCTGTTTATCCCAGCAGTCTTGCTTCATACAGCTTTCCAGAGGG AAACTGCTTTCCAGACCAGCAGGGGGAGCTACTCCTGCCCAACTACTTTGAT CACCTGTTGCCTTCGTCCTCCGCGCATGACACACAGCAGTGGTTGCATCGTAATAGGTTCTTATCTGTCTGCAGGATTTTCTCCAGTTTCACAG GTTCTGATTTGCTAAAAATGAGCAGAGACGACTTCATTCAAATCTGTGGGCCTGCTGATGGAATCCGTCTTTTTAATACAATCGAGGGGAG GTGTCTACAACCACGTCTCACTGTCTATGTATCTCAGCTGCAGAATAGATATCAACCACATGCCAAAGGAGGGACTGATGGAG tCTACCATCCCCTATACCTAGAGGACCTTACTGTGTTTGAGCTCACTGAAAAAATAGCCAATCTATATAATGTGTCCTCACAGCAGATTCATCATGTATACAGACAAGGGCCAACAGGGATTTACGTCTTGGTTTCGGATGCG ATGGTGCAGAACTTCACAGAGGAGACCAGCTTTATAATCAGCACTTTGAAAG ATGAAAGTAATGATGGTTACCATGTTGTACTGAAGTGA
- the tfcp2l1 gene encoding transcription factor CP2-like protein 1 isoform X2, translating to MIITRVSSEDIRRADTLKVLLKLLRSHWYPDRLLPLIIAPVFGIRTENMLFWHNHPENYQQHAHVRNLAHFLKHVEEPRCAESGMTPFHYVLCAATSPAVKLQDETLTYLNQGQSYEICMLNRNISECKGISCKYNKYTEHQQLEGWRWNRPGDRILDIDVPLSVGIIMESQAHPLQVNTIQFLWDPDQNASVFIRVNCISTEFTPRKHGGEKGVPFRIQIDTFAASEQGEYVKYMHSASCQVKVFKLKGSDRRLKTDQEKIEKKSLQDRKKYQPSYKTTVLTECFPWPEAPSINTTRNTPSPVYPSSLASYSFPEGNCFPDQQGELLLPNYFDHLLPSSSAHDTQQWLHRNRFLSVCRIFSSFTGSDLLKMSRDDFIQICGPADGIRLFNTIEGRCLQPRLTVYVSQLQNRYQPHAKGGTDGVYHPLYLEDLTVFELTEKIANLYNVSSQQIHHVYRQGPTGIYVLVSDAMVQNFTEETSFIISTLKDESNDGYHVVLK from the exons ATGATAATCACACGCGTGTCAAGCGAGGATATAAGACGGGCGGACACATTAAAGGTTTTATTAAAGCTTTTGCGGTCACACTGGTATCCTGACAGGCTTTTACCACTTATTATAGCTCCTGTTTTTGGGATACGAACTGAAAACATGCTGTTTTGGCACAATCATCCCGAAAACTATCAACAGCACGCGCATGTAAG AAATCTTGCCCATTTTCTGAAGCACGTCGAGGAGCCGCGGTGTGCTGAATCTGGAATGACTCCCTTTCATTATGTGCTTTGTGCAGCCACATCTCCAGCTGTGAAACTACAAGACGAAACACTCACTTATCTAAATCAAG GTCAGTCCTATGAAATCTGTATGCTTAACAGAAACATATCGGAGTGTAAAGGTATAAGCTGCAAATATAATAAG TACACAGAGCACCAACAGCTGGAGGGATGGAGATGGAACCGACCAGGAGACAGAATCTTGGATATAG ATGTCCCTCTGTCAGTGGGGATCATCATGGAATCTCAAGCACATCCATTGCAGGTCAATACAATACAGTTCCTCTGGGATCCTGACCAGAATGCCTCCGTGTTTATTCgg GTTAACTGCATTAGCACCGAATTTACTCCTAGAAAACATGGTGGAGAGAAGGGAGTCCCCTTTCGCATTCAGATAGACACCTTTGCAGCCAGTGAGCAGGGGGAATATGTTAAATATATGCACTCCGCCAGCTGCCAGGTCAAAGTATTTAAG CTAAAAGGCTCAGATCGCAGACTCAAGACTGACCAAGAGAAAATTGAGAAAAAAAGTCTGCAAGATAGAAAGAAATATCAACCCTCCTATAAAACTACTGTGCTTACTGAG TGCTTCCCTTGGCCTGAAGCTCCATCTATCAACACTACAAGAAACACTCCATCTCCTGTTTATCCCAGCAGTCTTGCTTCATACAGCTTTCCAGAGGG AAACTGCTTTCCAGACCAGCAGGGGGAGCTACTCCTGCCCAACTACTTTGAT CACCTGTTGCCTTCGTCCTCCGCGCATGACACACAGCAGTGGTTGCATCGTAATAGGTTCTTATCTGTCTGCAGGATTTTCTCCAGTTTCACAG GTTCTGATTTGCTAAAAATGAGCAGAGACGACTTCATTCAAATCTGTGGGCCTGCTGATGGAATCCGTCTTTTTAATACAATCGAGGGGAG GTGTCTACAACCACGTCTCACTGTCTATGTATCTCAGCTGCAGAATAGATATCAACCACATGCCAAAGGAGGGACTGATGGAG tCTACCATCCCCTATACCTAGAGGACCTTACTGTGTTTGAGCTCACTGAAAAAATAGCCAATCTATATAATGTGTCCTCACAGCAGATTCATCATGTATACAGACAAGGGCCAACAGGGATTTACGTCTTGGTTTCGGATGCG ATGGTGCAGAACTTCACAGAGGAGACCAGCTTTATAATCAGCACTTTGAAAG ATGAAAGTAATGATGGTTACCATGTTGTACTGAAGTGA
- the tfcp2l1 gene encoding transcription factor CP2-like protein 1 isoform X1 yields MIITRVSSEDIRRADTLKVLLKLLRSHWYPDRLLPLIIAPVFGIRTENMLFWHNHPENYQQHAHVRNLAHFLKHVEEPRCAESGMTPFHYVLCAATSPAVKLQDETLTYLNQGQSYEICMLNRNISECKGISCKYNKSIVRVVFHDRRLQYTEHQQLEGWRWNRPGDRILDIDVPLSVGIIMESQAHPLQVNTIQFLWDPDQNASVFIRVNCISTEFTPRKHGGEKGVPFRIQIDTFAASEQGEYVKYMHSASCQVKVFKLKGSDRRLKTDQEKIEKKSLQDRKKYQPSYKTTVLTECFPWPEAPSINTTRNTPSPVYPSSLASYSFPEGNCFPDQQGELLLPNYFDHLLPSSSAHDTQQWLHRNRFLSVCRIFSSFTGSDLLKMSRDDFIQICGPADGIRLFNTIEGRCLQPRLTVYVSQLQNRYQPHAKGGTDGVYHPLYLEDLTVFELTEKIANLYNVSSQQIHHVYRQGPTGIYVLVSDAMVQNFTEETSFIISTLKDESNDGYHVVLK; encoded by the exons ATGATAATCACACGCGTGTCAAGCGAGGATATAAGACGGGCGGACACATTAAAGGTTTTATTAAAGCTTTTGCGGTCACACTGGTATCCTGACAGGCTTTTACCACTTATTATAGCTCCTGTTTTTGGGATACGAACTGAAAACATGCTGTTTTGGCACAATCATCCCGAAAACTATCAACAGCACGCGCATGTAAG AAATCTTGCCCATTTTCTGAAGCACGTCGAGGAGCCGCGGTGTGCTGAATCTGGAATGACTCCCTTTCATTATGTGCTTTGTGCAGCCACATCTCCAGCTGTGAAACTACAAGACGAAACACTCACTTATCTAAATCAAG GTCAGTCCTATGAAATCTGTATGCTTAACAGAAACATATCGGAGTGTAAAGGTATAAGCTGCAAATATAATAAG AGTATTGTGCGTGTGGTGTTTCATGACCGACGGCTTCAGTACACAGAGCACCAACAGCTGGAGGGATGGAGATGGAACCGACCAGGAGACAGAATCTTGGATATAG ATGTCCCTCTGTCAGTGGGGATCATCATGGAATCTCAAGCACATCCATTGCAGGTCAATACAATACAGTTCCTCTGGGATCCTGACCAGAATGCCTCCGTGTTTATTCgg GTTAACTGCATTAGCACCGAATTTACTCCTAGAAAACATGGTGGAGAGAAGGGAGTCCCCTTTCGCATTCAGATAGACACCTTTGCAGCCAGTGAGCAGGGGGAATATGTTAAATATATGCACTCCGCCAGCTGCCAGGTCAAAGTATTTAAG CTAAAAGGCTCAGATCGCAGACTCAAGACTGACCAAGAGAAAATTGAGAAAAAAAGTCTGCAAGATAGAAAGAAATATCAACCCTCCTATAAAACTACTGTGCTTACTGAG TGCTTCCCTTGGCCTGAAGCTCCATCTATCAACACTACAAGAAACACTCCATCTCCTGTTTATCCCAGCAGTCTTGCTTCATACAGCTTTCCAGAGGG AAACTGCTTTCCAGACCAGCAGGGGGAGCTACTCCTGCCCAACTACTTTGAT CACCTGTTGCCTTCGTCCTCCGCGCATGACACACAGCAGTGGTTGCATCGTAATAGGTTCTTATCTGTCTGCAGGATTTTCTCCAGTTTCACAG GTTCTGATTTGCTAAAAATGAGCAGAGACGACTTCATTCAAATCTGTGGGCCTGCTGATGGAATCCGTCTTTTTAATACAATCGAGGGGAG GTGTCTACAACCACGTCTCACTGTCTATGTATCTCAGCTGCAGAATAGATATCAACCACATGCCAAAGGAGGGACTGATGGAG tCTACCATCCCCTATACCTAGAGGACCTTACTGTGTTTGAGCTCACTGAAAAAATAGCCAATCTATATAATGTGTCCTCACAGCAGATTCATCATGTATACAGACAAGGGCCAACAGGGATTTACGTCTTGGTTTCGGATGCG ATGGTGCAGAACTTCACAGAGGAGACCAGCTTTATAATCAGCACTTTGAAAG ATGAAAGTAATGATGGTTACCATGTTGTACTGAAGTGA